Genomic segment of Coffea arabica cultivar ET-39 chromosome 1e, Coffea Arabica ET-39 HiFi, whole genome shotgun sequence:
AAGTGCAACCTTTCACTCCTCAGATTAACATAGTAGCAACCATATTCTACAATCTAGAAGATAATTAACTCTAAATTAAGCATGGAAGCAAAATACAAGCTAAAAGTGAAAGACTTGCAGTAGATTGTAGTAGTGCAATTGTCCATAAGTGGTAATCACAATTTTCTTCGTTTACTTGCCTAGTAGGATGAATGAAGGTAACCAAGTACTTATTGCAAGTcacaattttcttcatttactTGCCTAGTAGGATGAACGAAGGTAACCAAGTACTTATCTAGCAAAAACTGAAACATCAAACACAcatatcctttttcttttctctttcattcatTTGGTTTCTACATTCTTGGTGATTGTGCTTTAGCACTCACCTAGCAAGAACTGAAGCATCAAACACacttgtcctttttcttttctctttggtTCATTTGGTTTCAAAAAGGGCAGCATCTATACAGCTCAAGGAAAACTAAGGATTGTGCCGCAGACAGTATGATCACAAGCAAGCTCTCCATTTCACAAATTGATCTGTCAAGATTGAACACAGATGTCCTCCTAAAATGTTTTTATGATACCATGCAAAGATCCTCTTATTCGGTCTCCAACAAGTCTAGAAATCTTATTAGTTTAAGAATCCAATTTTTTTGCCACAAAACAGGAAAACTAGACATTTCAATAcaaatatgaatgcaaaaaggaATGGTATATGATAGCAAAATAGCAGAGCACAACCACTGGAACCTAATTTtaacaccccaaaaaaaaatttttttgaccaTGTGAGAACAAGAATGCACTTACTCTCAAAAGGTATTAAAAATAACATCACTGTCCAAAATCTTATATTTCCAACTTCATGAAAGACcaacattacaagataaaagTGAACTGGTTTTAATTTGCAATTCTACAACAGGTATAGTATACATTTTCTACTTGTAAAACTAAACAAGTATTTCCAGCATATGCTTACTTGTTTCTGTTCGCGAGGGCTGATTGACAATGATGACAGTATTATTGCAACCACTAATAATGGTGTAATTAAGTTTTGTGCCAGCTTCATAATAGTATCCTGAAAATTGTTGTTACCATCCGCATTTCCACCCTCTGCAAGAACATATATAAGAAAGCTACTATTAGAAACATGAAGGTCATCCACTCTACAAAGTGCGTAAAACCATTTTAAGATCAATTCTTAATACTCTAGGAAACAAACGAGAAAAAATCTTCACGTTTAATTAATAGGTATGGCGATATGTTAATAATACTCAAACCTAAACTCTCACTAGTTACATTTGATCATTCATGAGCAAAACCCACTCCAATAACCCTCCTCCCCTCCCCCACCCTCCAAAAAAGGCCTCCACTTCCTAGCTTTTATCATTGAATCAAAAGCTCAATATGGTCCTTCACAAATGAATAAGCAGAGACATCAAAAAATCTTGCTACATATAAATCTGAATACCAAAGGCACAACAACAATTGCCTTATATAAAGTAAACAACATTTTTCCAACTGAATCTCAATAAATACCATCAGTTTAATGTTTCCCATCAGTCATTCATTTCTGTTTAAGACCTAAATGGACGAGTCTAAAAGTCGCAATAAGATTGTCAATGGTGCAAAGATCAACACAAGTACAAATTACAAAGCTTTCAAAATGTTTTCTTTCACTTTTTAAGCATAATGTGTCTGTTTTGAAGCTACTTAGTTTCCCATTTCACTAGCGACAGCTGAGAACTACACAAGAACTTGTTTACCGAGTTATTAACCATATTTCCAGCAATTGTTTCATCgtgttttaatcaaaaaaacATTAAACGATAAAAACAAACCTTTAGACTCTGATTTCTGCCCATTTTCTTTGGGAGtttctttcttgtcttttggATAAAAATTCTCATACTCTGCCAAAAATACACCCAAAATAATCATTAAATGTCAGGTATTttcaacctacaaaaacataaaaacaCACAATCTTTTAAATgacgaaaaaatgaaaaaaaaaaaaaaaaacttactctTTTTCTTGGGAGCTTCGCTGGAGAAAAATCTACGTAATCTAGGGTTGGCAATAACATAATTGAAATCCAAAAAATATGAAGCTTTAGGAAATTGTCCGCTTTTCCCCCCAACAGAAGCTAAATATTCCCTCAAAAGCCCTAACTTTCCACCAAACTCACTATTATTAAGCTTTTTTAcatcaaatcctccaaaattcCCATTATCCCAAATTGCTGACCTTCCTCTAAACCGACCATTTATCACATTCTGCATCCCAAATGATATcccacgaaaaaaaaaaaagaaaaagcaaaaaagttaGCAACTTTAAGAAAATCTGTGTAAATAGAGGCAGAGGAAAGTATGAGAGAAGCTTACCCTAGAAGCAGAGGAGCGAGATAATGAACGGCTGAGTTTGGAAAATATCATCTTGATTGGTGAAAATAATTAATGGGATTCTCTATCTTCTTCTTGGACAATTGATAATCAATGTCTCTGAAGGTACTAAAGCAGAtacaattgaaaatttaaaatatatatatatatatatatataaccaaaTGGGGTGGTTTAGTACAGGGTTTAGAGGTGAAAAGGAGCTGgaggcaggagatcatacagaTGACAGCAAGAATCCATACAAAGGAACTTTGATGGAGTATTTGTATTCTAGGCAGATGGTAAGGCTACAGAACGTGGATTTTAATCTAAAATTGGGGCTTTGTTCAGTTGCTGTGAATATGAGATGCCTCGAtaatttttgtcttttattgGGTTTATTTGTTTCTGttggataaaaagaaaaatagacaGTAGCTAGCCGGTGCCTGGTCGCTAAGCTGGTGGTGGGCGGGTCACGGCTGATTTGGGCGCAAACTCGAAACTTGGGAAGCAAGACGAAAATCTTTGGTAGCTTCTGTTATGTCGTGGGTTTGGCTTAGCCGAAGGAACAAgactaaattttgatttttggagGCTTTGACCTTATGAGGTAGAATGAGTGAaattttgcaattctggtaaatatgaaatatctttatacatatatatatatagccacATGAAAGTAACTATTTTAATCAGAGTTGTTTCTCACCCCTATGTGGCATGtttaattgaagaaaattaacGGGTTATAGATCATTTGAGTTTTACCCATATTGAATCCTATTTAGATTATATTATatgtttcaaaattatttttaattttaaaataactttaaaaaataactaatcttatcttaatgattctgctttctatcaaattattacatatAGAACTAtattaaaatctttttcaaatcacaattaTAGAAATGTTACATATTCCAAATTACTTCCTTAATtacaattattaaaattttacatACCCAAATTGCTTCCTTTCACTACCATACCGTTGATTATTATTCAAAATGTTCATAATTTCTTCTCTTAATTTTTGAATTAACTTGGTGGAAAAAATTCAGAATTAACTATTACATCGATAGATTTACCAAtattgttggaaactaaatatttattaatgaagaaaaatgaactGCTAGATtttttctacttaattaaatatgaatatatagttctagatttatggtcattataaaaatttaagttGTCAAAAAGAacatttgtaaaaaaaaattaatatctaCCAAATTTTTGATATATGGTACATTATTTGAAGTATACTAGTGAAAGTAtgtaaacaaaattttaaaaattagtaaataattgaacatttagaatagattaattttttaaagttagtGGATGAATATGTAGGattgttgttaatttttgtatttaaattatttatatttgtataaattcacaataaataaaaagaaaccgTGCTAAGATATGGGCAAATTTCTAGTCTGGGTTTATTGGAGAGGTTTTGTAGGTACATTCTTTGGTCAGTATAATGCATGTTTACTCATCCTTCAATTTAAAGAACAATAATTTAAGGATAAATTACACTAACAATCCCTTGTAATTTTTATGAGAGCAAGGAACCTCCCATCTTAATTTTAGAATATCAGGGACCTTCCCCTGGTTTGTTAGATAGTAATATAAAAAAAACTTCCTCTACTCTAATTAAGGGAAGAAAGTTAATTACTTTGGTAATAAATTAACTTTAATGTCCTTAAAGTGCACTTACAGTGACACAAGTAAATATTTTAAAGAACTAAGAAAATagtctttcaaaaaaaaaaaagaactaagaAAAGAAGGCATGactagttttcttttcctttcaaacTTACTGTTGCCAAAAATTGATGACCTTTGATCGCATGTGTAGCCATAGAAGTTGGCCATCCAtcacctttaaaaaaaaaattgagattaaGTGCTTGTGTTTTCAAAAGTAAATTCTCAATATTTTTTCTATATTGACTTGGAAACTGAGTTAATGTCTTAATTCTCTATTATTTAACATTCACATACATATGAGTTAAAATTTCATAGGATTAAGATACTATTAGTATTTTACTGCTAACAACTTTGACCCCATTTAATggttaaacaaaaaataaaagagacgtAGAGACTGGGATTGGTTCCTTAGtgtgaaaaatgaaagtttttCTAAACTAATGCTGCATAAAATTCTGGATGCATATGAAATTAGAAATGTGATAACTTTGCAATTCATTCtcattcatgatgaatttctgcgATTCTATATAGAATCGCAATTTTTTTCGTTCAGCATGAAAACATTCTTTTTTTGTCATATTGATGGCTTTTGCTTTTAAGATTATCTACAGGTCGGTGGTTAGTATTATTGACAAGGTTAGAGGTCATGGTAAATGTTACAAATTTTAGGAGAAATTATGTAttgtaaaaatggtttaataattttcgATTAAGCATAACTACTGCATACAAAAGGAGAagatatttgattttattttgctttgattaGAAGAACTTGTACTAGTAATAAAGGAAATTTCAATTCAACAATCAACGTGCACAtgattacagtaattttttagtCATTTAGACTAATATGTGCCATAAAGTAGTCAGATTTAGTCATTTgtgaattcataattttaacagTTTACATAAAATTCATCTATTAAAATTTATGATTATTGTAAAATGCccttttataataatttacttaccatttgccaataaaaaaagagtttgatagaaaacatATGGATACAAGTCCATAATGTAAATGATACAAAGTATGTTTGAAAGTCACAAAACTTAATATATGggtaattttactataattttcaaagattatgctatgttaatacaactttaatttttatacttatgacccagaaaataaatttattaagattttaccattttattaaATTCATAGGCATTAATATATGAAAATTGCGTACCATTTTATTATATTCATCGGTGTCCATATATGGATATTGTGATGTATAGATAAGTGCAATTCTATATATAActcgaaagatttttttttactatcatccaaactttttaacctttcacaaattcaaaaataattcaaaatttataatatgacaaattattcttacatattttataaggtcatatgcaaaaaaaaaagttttcatagtttatttaaaatgcttaaaacatataacatttataaatgatacGTACAATTGTGTATCATACATTTACATTACGAGTAATTACTAACTATAATACTAAGTttcaattattaataaaaaatctcagcattatttcaaataaacttcctaatacttgtttcatataagtttctttaagtaaaatagtaaatttatgccacaaactagtaagttttgatgattaaccaaatttactattctatcaacAATATTTACTATTAGTCTATAAAAATTTACTAttatttgaactaaacttactctccaaaaagtaagttttagatatagagtagttatttacttgaaaaaaaaaagtaagttccatatttattcaaatttactttttgagacataaaagttactaatttcttgagttaacttactatttttatTGTAAAACTTACTAACCATATTTTTAGGTACTATTTTATTTAGATGACCAGTACAACAGGTAATCAAATGGTCACTAAAAGTATTTTTACctgttatatcaggtaaaaacAGTTTCGTTACCATAACGCTCGTTACTTCATACTTTTCCTATATATTTATGATCCAAGTGCAAGAACCCAGCGGACGCTGAGCCTCTTAGTGGCTGCGGAAAACTCGTTCCGTGATGTTCTCCTAATTTGATTGCCTCGGCCAACAACTTTTACCCCTGCGATTACACTTTAGACAATGGAAAACACGTCGTCTTTGATCTGCACCAAGGTAACGCCTTTTAGCTTGACGCTTGCCAACAAgaagttcatttcttctctcAGACCTTCCAACAAACATATTGATTGCAAATTGGCTTTGAAGAACTCTGGTGCCCAGAAAAGTTTCAAAACCCAATGGAATATCCCTCTAAACACTTCCTCTAGCTGCAGCACCGTTTTCAATCTCTCCCCCAACAGTGTTACCAGTCGATTCGTTATTCAATGCTCTTCATATTCTGATGTAAAAACAAGCCTAGGCTCACCGAACCCAGTCATAATAGCCCTCAAAAACGTTTCTTTCGAGTCACTAAAATCGACCCTTTTAAATTTAACCCCATTTGAGGTATGCAAATGGTCTTTGGCTTTCTCCATTGCAGTTGCAGCCTCAAAGTGGACGATCAATGTGCTATTCAGCCCTTTCTTCTGGATGTATTTTAGCTGGACTTGGTTGTTTTGGCCTTGGATGGTAGCTATTAGTCTTGCAATTTACGGTCTTTACTGCTTTAACAGGCATTTACACGGCAATGCCAATGCTTTTCAGCAGCTTTCAATTGTTACTGCAGCATTTACTTGGCTCACTTTAGTACCCCCAGCACATTTCAATGGTTTTCTCGAAGGATGGCCTATTgtgtttttctttgtttatcactacttctttttcttcaatgtGAGTGTCCGAAAGCGGTTGTATGGTGATTATTATCCCAGAGAGCATGATCCCGCTTGGGATATTACCCTGCCCAAGTGGCAAAAACTCTTGTTCTGTGCTGGAGTGATGGTTGGCCATTGGTTTGCAGCATTTGAGGGGCCAGAATTGCATCTTGTTCCTGGTGGCTGGAGTAATTTGGGCATTTGGATTTTGATAATGTTGACATTGTTTATGCAGTACCACTCCACGTTGTATTTGGCAAAGTATTCAGAGAAGGTGGTTGTGCCGACTGCTGTTGTGCTGTTTGGGCCATATCGGTTTGTCCGCCATCCAATTTATGCGTCCACGATGCTTTTGTTCGTCACTTACTTTGCTGCAATGCGAGCACCCTTGAGCGCATTGTTTATAGTTGCAGTCTGCATATTCTATTACGGGCAAAAGGCAAAACTAGAGGAACTCATGATGGTGAAAACCTTTGGACAGATGTACACTGGATACACGAGTAAAGTTAGGTACAAATTTATCCCCTTTGTTTACTAGTTTATGTTGTAATATTAATGTCTTGGAAGAAAAGTGATAATACTATGAGTTCATGGATTCTTGATCTTTTTTCTAATCTTTGTGAGTCCAAGTATCATTTGAAAAGCTTATTAGCCTGTAAAATGAGTTGGTTTCTAGCTGGTTGAAGGTATTAACAAGCCTTTAAGCAATCATGTGTGTCAATCTTATGTTGGATGTTCGTTTGGCAGATATACTCATAGAAATGCAAGTCCTGTAGAAACTTGGGCTGATGACCTTATGGTTGAGTTTATTGTTATGTATTTTGTAGTCTGTTCAACCCTTAAGTCCTTTCTCAAGTTTCATGTGCAAAAATTTCCTGAGCAATTTTCTTATCACACTAATAGATATGACCTGAATAAGGAAAGGAGGTTCAATGTGCTTCCTTTTGCTCACCTGGTCAAACTTAGTATCTATAGAATAGACATTATAAAGGACCATAAGGTTGAAACTTCATATTTGACCTTGAAAATATTGCTTTTTGTACAACGCCACCATTTTTATTTTGATAGTTGTAACTCTAATGTTTAATGGAGTGAAAGTCATGAGCAATACAGCAATTACTCAGGGAATGAGGATTTCATACTCATGTTATTACTAGCATTGCATCTTGACGAGTAGTGTTTCCGTTTAGTTGGTACTTCTTTTCCTCAGTGAGCCTGTGGGTTTTGTTTTCTGTGAAAAGGTCATCTCCACTTGGACCTTTCTGTACGATTTGATGTAAAGGTTTGAGGATCGTTAACTATTGTATATTTTAATACTCATAGGAAAGTGCAGCTTGTGTTAATTATCATCCCGAGGTGTATTTACCATGTTTGTTGTCTTGAATCTTCTCATGCTTTTGTACTGCTCAATTTGACATGCTGCATGATTGGCCAACTATTCATCTTATCAAGGTCCAGTATACTGTGTTAAGAGATTGCCCATGGTTTATCAGGTCAAGAATGGACATTCAGAAAAATCTTGCATGTCTGGTTTGATCTTTTATTGCTTTGGAAGTGTTTGTGTGATTATGAGTGTTCAACCATCATAAGCACAAAAAGGTTTCCAAACATATTTATTCTTGAAACATCTTCATCTCATCTATGTTGATTTAACTGTTCGAACTTCAAAGAGATGTGTTTTGTGAGTATACACTGATTAAACTGTGTTTTTCTTTATATGATGCCAGTCTCCCTTTGGACAATATTCTAGTTGTCTTATTGCTCCCCAATAGCTAATATCCTGatgttttgtttcatttttctgttCAAAATATGGCTGATTTCCTACCCGGTTAGATTGGTATGGGAAGAACAAATCAGAATTGTATAACACTGCACTGTCATCATTTGTTTCGATCCAGAGCTAGAACTGCTTCTTTTTTTAACAGTGCTTTTCATAGGCGAGGGTGCTGCATGCGGATAGCTTGGCTTTGTACCAATTTCATGTCAATTTTTTCATAGAAACCTATATGAATAGCTCAAAGTATATCTTTTTTAGCTGCAAAAAGTTGTGCCTGCAATGAATGCCTAACTAGTTTGACATGCTGTTTTTGTAACTTGGGTTTGTGGTGTTTACTTTTACTTCAATGTAATCTAGACATGTTCACTTTGTCTTCTGAAAGGGAACGAATTTTATGTTAAGGTCTTGGTTGATGCATGAGATGCTCTAATGTCCATTTTCATCTATTAGATTACAAGTaaattgtaaaacttatgcgAATGGTAAATAGGATCATAAACATTTAGAAGTGTGAAATGTTCATTGTACCTCTTCATCCAACATATAACCTGTCTCATTGTCACCCTGTAAAACCAGCTGTAAGGATAGCCTGAACTGATTTCAGTGATCAACATTCACCATTTGAGTACGCTTAGAGCTTTCCTATTCTTCTTAGTAAAGATGCTTGGGGGGTGTTGTTTTTGGCATCAGGTAGAGGAAAACAATCTTACCTTCTGTaggtgatttaattattttttcatactaatattttctcttgattgaAACCTGGACAAATAGCTTTTGGCTGTTGCACATGTTCCAAATATTTATGTAATTGTTTCTGGGAAGTGCAAAATCAACAATATTTAATGGTCATTTTCTTGCAGAGCAGCCTCTTTGTTATATATTTCCTCCTTTCAATCCTCTTGTTTTCCCAAATTATCAAATGGCTATAGGTGTGTGAAGAACACGTGTATTTGCTAATGTGACTTTTGGATAGGTATGAGACGTGCTAACATATATCTCTAAGGAAGACTTTGGAGATGAAGCTTGAAAGTAATTCGTGCATTTCTATTTCCTTCTCTAGCTCCCCTTACCTTCACTACGTTTGTGGCAAGGGTAGGTAGGGCAGTTTGGACTGCCAATCTTTTCGTAAGGCTCTGTGTTACTTAAATGTTTGGTCCAGCCAGATTAATCATTATGTCCCCGACAAATCATGACTTGCTTGTGGAGGTTGTGGTTTACCTGAAAAACAGGGCATAATTGTCTCAGTGAAAGAGGACTGTAAGACATCATGATGCATACTTATCATCACCTAATTTGAGTGTCAGAGTCATCTTTTGATTAGCATTCTTGAATGTTTAGTAATTCACCTCTCACACTTCACATTTATTTGTTACCTCCAGTGAGGTTATATTCTTTTTGAATCCATGGAACTATAGAAGCATCTCTGGTGTTGAAACTGGCTGGTAAAGCAACACACCAATTGGATTTCTTGCATTCCATTGTTGGTCCATTGTTGATGTGacatttcttttcatttattattaggTTAATTCTGTTGGTGTTAGCATAGAAGAGATAAGAGTTGCTCAATCAGCATTTGTTTCCCATTGGAATTCATTGTTCTTTTGCAAACCCAAAGAGTGTCAACCTCGTTGCACTCAAAAAACAAACTTAAAAGAGTTTGCTAGATCATTAGAACATAAACTCGTGTCTTGATTTAAATCGTTGGTTTGACATTAGACTTTGCTTTCCTCAAGGCCAATCCACATTGATTAGTCTGTCGAATTTATGAACTTATTTGGAGCACGTAAATTGTAGGGTCCATGGCTAAAATCTAAAAACTTCATTTGACAGGATTTGGATAAGGCTTTACTGTGAAATTGTCAATATGAAAGCTCCATGAAAAAGATTCCctgaaaatttcaatttgaaatCTGTATGTGCCCTAATAGGACAGGTTTCCTTTATCACCAAAGAAATATATAAACTGATGCGTTTCTTGTCATCCGTGGGCTGCATCCCAGCGAGTGGACTGAATGCAAACAGTGGGGAAAAGGACCGTGTCTTTACTAGGCTTGATATTTGGCTGTCTATATGTTGCTTGTCTTGCTCTGATTGTGCATGTTAGAGGAAAGAAATCTGGAGATCAGTGCAGCTTGAAATCCATAAGAGTGAGCTGACTCGGGGTGAGAGAAATGGTTAGCATTAGAGAGAAGCAGTAGTGATTATCTTTTTTGACGAGGCATTTTAGTGCTTGTGGCCAGAGAGCTTTCCATAATATATATTAGTCAACTATCTTGTTTGGGTTGCGTCAGTAAGTTGAGGAATCACATCATTCTATCTAGTACTCAAATACCCCTTGAGATCTCTGTGAATGATGGTTCCCCCCATCGGATATTGTAGCTTTGAGCATCAGGAACTTAGTGGACATGGTTGCTCAGTCGCGCGTTCAAAATGATGCCTTTGGTCTCCATCACCAGCTGGTTTTCGCATAAACACATGCCACCAGCCAGTTTTTAACTCCATTAGAGACCAGAATCTGTGAACCGCCATACCCCAACGTGGCACCCTAACGGGCACAGCCTACACTTCTGAGCCTGTTTGTATGTTTATCTCAAACCGGACAACAGGAGCATTGAACTCGTAAAATTTTACAGGGGAGAAGTATATCAATTGAATTTTTAGAAGCCATTGACGAAACAAAAGGAATCTGACAAAGGCGACAGCTACCCCCTCTTGAGGCCACACACATTCAATGATCATCAGCAACATGACACTTCACAAACTTCATTCTCCAGCACAGAAGGCAGGCGGGAAAGGACAATTACCCGGCTTGATTTTTTGATTACCATTCACGTCCTTATTATTCACTCTGTGTTGTGTTCACATGCACGCATGCTTCCCCCAAGCCAAATTAAATTACAGGTTCCGACAAACTACAACTGCATTCGACCGTACAATTAACGGCTAAATAGCTAACCCCACCGTTCCCCCCACATCTGTCAATGCGGACACCCAAGTGCAGTCGGGGCGAATGGCAGAGCATCTTTTGCACAAATCTTACAGGAAAAAAACCCGAAAAGGGACTCGATGGGAATCACACTTTCGTCCCCACTTGTTCTTTGGGTTTTGGCCTTGCTGTCAAACTAGTTACGGATTTTTGTAGTATCGAATAATTGCTGACTGGGTTGTCATGTCACCTTCCGTCGATGAACCCTTATCGGCAAACCTCGTTTTGGTACAGGAAATGGGCCGTATTGTATCCCTTCCTCCTCTTCACCAACTACCTTCCATCTGaactcaaaaaaaatatataaatagcAGGTTTACATACATGCTTAAATGGACTCGAGGGAATTGTAATAGTAAAGAATTTACACGAAATCCCATGATTACGCGTGCGCCTATAAAATTACTGCTATCTTGTTCAAGATGTCCGGATTTGACTCACACCCTAAAGTTCCcttttttagcaaaaaaaagACTTCAAATTTAGATTTTCAAAAGTTTCAGTGATTTTCAAATGAATAGAGATGTGCATGAGAAAGTTGTGGTTCTGCTACAGTACAGGCACAGTAGGCTGCGTGATGATCAAGCTGCAGTGATCATATCGAACGAGTTTGCACCATGGATGTTCTTACAACTGTTACTCTTGACGTTAGGTCAAGATGGGCGGAAAGGCAGAGTAAATGATGAGCATGTGTAGAACGATAATGGTAGAAAGATTTAGTAGCAGAGAGAATGCAGCCAAAGTTTGGCAATCAGGGACGCAGAACCACAGTAGATATGACAGCGAGCTAGATTTCTGCCACagattgagaaaataaagtgcCTATGGACCATAGCGTGAAAGGCAATTTCAAATTGGTAACGTCATAAACTAGTAAAAAATATGCGCCATAGGAAttctatcccaaaaaaaaaaaaaaaaaggggcgcAATTAGCATGTCTTGCATTGCCTATCCCGAAGAAAAAGAGTTGAATTAGCTACAATATTAATGGGTTCCATGTGCAAATGTACTAAATTTTTCTGTTCATCTTTATTCTACTAGTGAATCCACAACAATCCCAAAAATAAGTGGGACAAATTCTTGTAACCAACAGAAATGTGCTAAACATCAATCATCTTGCATGGTTGTAGGTAGGTGGACTACCAAAATAAAGTTGATGTGATGTACGTTTGATCTcctttgttctatttttttt
This window contains:
- the LOC113710016 gene encoding uncharacterized protein, which translates into the protein MENTSSLICTKVTPFSLTLANKKFISSLRPSNKHIDCKLALKNSGAQKSFKTQWNIPLNTSSSCSTVFNLSPNSVTSRFVIQCSSYSDVKTSLGSPNPVIIALKNVSFESLKSTLLNLTPFEVCKWSLAFSIAVAASKWTINVLFSPFFWMYFSWTWLFWPWMVAISLAIYGLYCFNRHLHGNANAFQQLSIVTAAFTWLTLVPPAHFNGFLEGWPIVFFFVYHYFFFFNVSVRKRLYGDYYPREHDPAWDITLPKWQKLLFCAGVMVGHWFAAFEGPELHLVPGGWSNLGIWILIMLTLFMQYHSTLYLAKYSEKVVVPTAVVLFGPYRFVRHPIYASTMLLFVTYFAAMRAPLSALFIVAVCIFYYGQKAKLEELMMVKTFGQMYTGYTSKVRYKFIPFVY